From one Solanum lycopersicum chromosome 12, SLM_r2.1 genomic stretch:
- the LOC101261794 gene encoding senescence-specific cysteine protease SAG39-like translates to MALAFNWKFAFAALLVLVMQAYQATSRDLYEASIVKRHEQWMARFGRVYKDDAEKAKRFKIFKDNTEYIDSVNMAGIKPYKLDVNEFADLTNDEFRVTRNGYRMPSHKKSPEITSFKYENVTAPATMDWRKKGAVTGIKDQGQCGCCWAFSAVAATEGINKIKTGKLISLSEQELVDCDTSSDMGCEGGLMDDAFKFIIKNHGLTTESNYPYEGTDSTCKTGKESNHAAKITSYEDVPANSESALLKAVANQPVSVAIDASGSDFQFYSSGVFTGECGTELDHGVTAVGYGEASDGTKYWLVKNSWGTSWGENGYIRMQRNVDTEEGLCGIAMEASYPTA, encoded by the exons ATGGCATTGGCATTTAATTGGAAGTTTGCTTTTGCAGCTCTACTAGTATTGGTTATGCAGGCTTATCAAGCCACATCTCGCGATTTGTATGAAGCCTCAATTGTCAAGAGACACGAGCAGTGGATGGCTCGCTTTGGGCGTGTGTACAAAGATGATGCAGAGAAGGcaaaaagattcaaaatattCAAGGATAACACTGAGTACATTGATTCCGTCAACATGGCTGGAATCAAGCCTTACAAGTTGGACGTCAATGAATTTGCTGATTTGACGAATGATGAATTCAGAGTCACTCGCAATGGGTATAGAATGCCTTCTCATAAGAAATCCCCTGAAATCACATCATTCAAATACGAAAATGTTACGGCTCCAGCTACTATGGATTGGAGAAAGAAGGGTGCTGTTACTGGAATTAAGGATCAAGGGCAGTGTG GATGTTGTTGGGCATTTTCTGCTGTTGCTGCTACAGAAGGAATCAACAAGATCAAAACTGgtaaattaatttctttatccGAGCAGGAACTCGTGGACTGTGATACGAGTTCTGATATGGGATGTGAAGGAGGTCTCATGGATGATGCATTTAAGTTTATCATCAAGAACCATGGGCTTACTACTGAATCCAATTACCCATACGAGGGAACGGATAGCACTTGCAAAACCGGAAAGGAATCTAACCATGCTGCAAAGATTACTAGTTACGAAGATGTTCCAGCTAACAGTGAGTCTGCTCTACTAAAAGCTGTAGCTAACCAACCTGTATCTGTCGCGATTGATGCTAGTGGATCAGATTTTCAGTTCTACTCAAGCGGTGTTTTTACTGGAGAATGTGGAACTGAGTTGGATCACGGTGTTACAGCAGTTGGATATGGTGAAGCTAGTGATGGGACGAAGTATTGGTTAGTGAAGAACTCGTGGGGAACTAGTTGGGGCGAGAATGGTTACATAAGAATGCAAAGAAATGTTGATACTGAGGAAGGACTCTGCGGAATTGCTATGGAAGCTTCTTATCCAACTGCTTAA
- the LOC101246517 gene encoding senescence-specific cysteine protease SAG39-like, whose amino-acid sequence MAMTFNWKLAFIALLVLVMQASQATSRGLYETSMVQKHDQWMTRFGRVYKDDVEKAKRFKIFKDNTEYIDSFNKAGTKPYKLDINEFADLTNEEFRATHNGYRMPSQKKSPEITSFKYKNVTAPATMDWRKKGAVTGIKDQGQCGCCWAFSAVAATEGINKIKTGKLISLSEQELVDCDTSSDMGCEGGLMDDAFKFIIKNHGLTTESNYPYEGTDSTCKTGKESNHAAKITSYEDVPANSESDLLKAVANQPVSVAIDASGSDFQFYSSGVFTGECGTELDHGVTAVGYGKASDGTKYWLVKNSWGTSWGENGYIRMQRNVDTEEGLCGIAMEASYPTA is encoded by the exons ATGGCCATGACATTTAATTGGAAGCTTGCTTTTATAGCTCTACTAGTATTGGTTATGCAGGCTTCTCAAGCCACATCTCGCGGCTTGTATGAAACATCAATGGTCCAGAAACACGATCAGTGGATGACACGCTTTGGGCGTGTGTACAAAGATGATGTGGAGAAGGcaaaaagattcaaaatattCAAGGACAATACTGAGTACATTGATTCTTTCAACAAGGCTGGTACCAAGCCTTACAAGTTGGACATCAATGAATTTGCTGATTTGACGAATGAGGAATTCAGAGCCACTCACAACGGGTATAGAATGCCTTCTCAAAAGAAATCCCCTGAGATCACATCATTCAAATACAAAAACGTAACTGCTCCAGCTACTATGGATTGGAGAAAGAAGGGTGCTGTTACTGGAATAAAGGATCAAGGGCAGTGTG GATGTTGCTGGGCATTTTCTGCTGTTGCTGCAACAGAAGGAATCAACAAGATTAAAACTGGTAAATTGATTTCTTTATCCGAGCAGGAACTCGTGGACTGTGACACGAGTTCTGATATGGGATGTGAAGGAGGTCTGATGGATGATGCATTTAAGTTTATCATCAAGAACCATGGGCTTACTACCGAATCCAATTACCCATACGAGGGCACGGATAGCACTTGCAAAACCGGAAAGGAATCAAACCATGCAGCAAAGATTACTAGTTACGAAGATGTTCCAGCTAACAGTGAGTCTGATCTACTAAAAGCTGTAGCTAACCAACCTGTATCTGTCGCGATTGATGCTAGTGGATCAGATTTTCAATTCTACTCAAGTGGTGTTTTTACCGGGGAGTGTGGAACTGAGTTAGATCACGGTGTTACAGCAGTTGGATATGGCAAAGCTAGTGATGGGACGAAGTATTGGCTAGTGAAGAACTCGTGGGGAACGAGTTGGGGCGAGAATGGATACATTAGAATGCAAAGAAATGTGGATACTGAGGAAGGACTCTGCGGAATTGCTATGGAAGCTTCTTATCCAACTGCTTAA
- the LOC101246228 gene encoding senescence-specific cysteine protease SAG39-like — MAMTFDWKLAFVAALLVFGMQDFQATSRGLYETSMVQKHEQWMTRFGRVYKNDVEKAKRFKIFKDNIDYIDSFNKAGTKPYKLDINEFADLTNDEFRATHNGYKMPFQKKSHEITSFKYENVTAPATMDWRLKGAVTGIKNQGQCGCCWAFSAVAATEGINKIKTGKLISLSEQELVDCDTSSDMGCEGGLMDDAFKFIIKNHGLTSESNYPYEGTDSTCKTGKESNHAAKITSYEDVPANSESSLLKAVANQPVSVAIDASGSDFQFYSSGVFTGECGTELDHGVTAVGYGEASDGTKYWLVKNSWGTSWGENGYIRMQRNVDAEEGLCGIAMEASYPTA, encoded by the exons ATGGCCATGACATTTGATTGGAAGCTTGCTTTTGTTGCTGCTCTTCTAGTGTTTGGAATGCAGGATTTTCAAGCCACATCTCGCGGCTTGTATGAAACATCAATGGTTCAAAAACACGAGCAGTGGATGACACGCTTTGGGCGTGTATACAAAAATGACGTAGAGAAGGcaaaaagattcaaaatattCAAGGACAATATTGACTACATTGATTCTTTCAACAAGGCTGGTACCAAGCCTTACAAGTTGGACATCAATGAATTTGCTGATTTGACGAATGATGAATTCAGAGCCACTCACAACGGGTATAAAATGCCTTTTCAGAAGAAATCCCATGAAATCACATCATTCAAATACGAGAACGTCACTGCTCCAGCTACTATGGATTGGAGATTGAAAGGTGCTGTTACTGGAATTAAGAATCAAGGACAGTGTG GATGTTGCTGGGCCTTTTCTGCAGTAGCTGCAACAGAAGGAATCAACAAGATTAAAACTGGTAAATTGATTTCTTTATCCGAGCAGGAACTCGTGGACTGTGACACGAGTTCTGATATGGGATGTGAAGGAGGTCTGATGGATGATGCTTTTAAGTTTATCATCAAGAACCATGGGCTTACTTCTGAATCCAATTACCCATACGAGGGAACGGATAGCACTTGCAAAACCGGAAAGGAATCTAACCATGCTGCAAAGATTACAAGTTACGAAGATGTTCCAGCTAACAGTGAGTCTTCTCTACTAAAAGCTGTAGCTAACCAACCTGTATCTGTCGCGATTGATGCTAGTGGATCAGATTTTCAGTTTTACTCAAGTGGTGTTTTTACCGGAGAATGTGGAACTGAGTTAGATCACGGTGTTACAGCAGTTGGATATGGTGAAGCTAGTGATGGGACGAAGTATTGGCTAGTGAAGAACTCGTGGGGAACTAGTTGGGGCGAGAATGGTTACATTAGAATGCAAAGAAATGTCGATGCTGAGGAAGGACTCTGCGGAATTGCTATGGAAGCTTCTTATCCAACTGCTTAA